Part of the Lolium rigidum isolate FL_2022 chromosome 6, APGP_CSIRO_Lrig_0.1, whole genome shotgun sequence genome, taattatccaacatgtTGTTAATTTCGTTTCTAGATTTTTGTATGGCCCATTTTGTTTAGTTGATGGTTTGTGCTAATTTTCCCTCATTAAGCTGAGTTTTCCTTGATGAAAAAGGAAGTGGAACTGATAAATCGTACTCGTGGGTGACGCTTGGTGCCGTGTACGAGGGCCTAGGCTGCGGAACCAAGTAGTAACTGCACACGCACGCACGTATTGGCCGCGCCAGTTTCAAAATTTAGCGTCTAACCGTCTTCCGTCGTTCGTGCTCACTTTCTCGTCTCCCGGGCACCCAATTTCTCCAGTTTAGATATCCATAATCTAGACAGCAACAGGCGGTTGGTTGCATCTACCCATCTACCACACACACGAAATGAACCGAGCACATAGATCGACCATGGCGGACTGGGCTTCGCTTCCACCGGAGCTCGTCCAAGACATCGCCTACTCCGTCCTCTCCACCACCGGCGGCGTCGACACGCACATGGACATGAGGGCCGTCTGCCCCAGCTGGCGCTCCGCCATCGCCAAGCCATCTCCGCACGCAGCGTTCGCCGACCACCGTTTCCGTCCACGGCACTGGATCATGGTGGACCTGAAATCCAGGAAGCACGACCCCGACGCCCGACTCTTCCTCCACGTCCCCACCGGCCGCTTCCGCCGCCTGCCCCTCCCCGTGATCCGCGACCACCTCGTCCTGGGCGCATGCGATGGGCTCATTGTACATGAATTCACGGACAGGGAGCGCCCGGACATGACAGGCATTCGTGTCCTCAACCCCTTTACAGGAGGCATGCTCCACTTTGCTGTGTCATTATGGGAGTCTGCTGATGAACTACGTACGGCAGTGAGCGGCGGCCCTCGCTCGACGCTGGTGGTGTGGCGGGACTATGATTGGAGATGGCGGACACTTCTATATGCCGATCCAACCAGCGATGATTTTAGGGAGGAGGAGAAGACTGGCTTGTCCTGGGTCCATAGCATGGTTACCTTCAAAGGCAACATCTATTATGCCGGTTCAGATGAAGGTGTATTCCAGTTTGTTGCGCCAGCAGAGCAGGGTGATCATGAGCCTGTGGTCATAGCCAAGATGTTGCCAGATGTGGACATCCATTATGCACGCTGTTTTCTCGTGGAGTCTGCCGGGGAACTGCTGGTCGTTCGCCATGGGGACGAAGCCTTGAAAGTTTTCAGAGTCGACGTCGAGCACAAATTGCTGGAGGAGGTCAAGAGCTTGGGCTCCCGTGCACTGTTCCTTGGCGGCGAGAGGTGTTTGTCAGTGGATGCAGATATTTTTCCATCAGTCGATGCTGATTGCATATACATGTCTAACTGGGTGGAAACGCCAGAATGGCGGGGGCGGTACACGCACGTGTATAACCTAAGGGATGGCACCATGGAGATTCTCTACACTGAGCCGATGCTCCGTGCCAACATCCACCCCCGACCATCGTCTCCTCGCGACAATTTCTGGGACCAACGTGGGATCTTCACGCGTGCCAACAACCATTGTCTACCCCCTCTCAGTCTTACTCAGGTCCTGCTCGACTACTGCAATGACAATACATGCTTCTACCATTTCAATGATTGGTGGTGAAGGATTTACCATAAATCTTATTCTTACCTTTGTGCTAGCACTTGCTTCCTCCCGTTGAGTAGGCTTCTTACCAAGTTTATCAGGAGTGGGAAATTATTTGCTTGTTGGAACAGTTATTTGAATTTCAGCTATCTCTTTCATTTCTCACTCCTTGCATGCAGTACTCAGCATATGTTCATTTATTCGTACAGCTCCAACTGCAGCTAGCAGCTGTTGGTTGTTCTATTTCTCTCAAAGGGTGTGCTCactaaggctagtcatagtgggttgtatcatatagtagtatcatgtatataaTACTAGATCCATAATACATAGTAGTATCATGGAGGTGGCCTATGAGCCAAAGTTAATATCcctagtatcatagactagtatcatagttttgctatattaattgatttgtagaatctcaatacaaatttgtgcacaagatttatttgatactaacttttctTGTGATatacgctatgatacagtatctacctatgatactctaatctcttctctcatccataattacctgccacatcagcattttaatttggtggggctaggatgcatgatactagctatgatactagcactatggctagcctaatgCTGTGGGACACTGCATCTCGCCGTGTGGTCTATTTTGTCAAGAAAAGAGGCAAACTATGCAACTTCATATGGCTCGATGTGCAAAAACTGTTCATGACTGCTTGTTTCACTCTATTTTCTGACAGAGTACGGTTGTTGCAAGCTTCCAATATTTTGTTACATCTCCATCACCCCTTTTTATGTACTGCAATGCTAGGACATTTCGCCCAAACAAGCAGTTTCATGGTTCAGGTTCAATTGCAGAAAGTTTCAGGTTCCAGAGTTTCAGTAAAATCCATGTCGTTAATTTGATCCTGGTGGCAAGTTGTATCGTCTATGTGCTCCTCCAAGTCATGGAAATTTTATTGTGCTTTCTGAATTCGAAGTCGTTCCATCCCTTCAATATTTCTGTACATCATGTGCGAGCTTTGGCAGAAGTTGATGCAATAAATTTAGGCTCCTGATCTCGATCGACTACATATTTTCGATGAAGGATCGACTAGCATATAGTGGACAGGTGCAGTAAAAGAAATTCCAGGGTTCATAAGGTAAGGCTGAAATGCAAGAAACATGGTATGGCTTGGAGCTCCCTACAATTTGCATATGGAAATGTCATCCCTGAATTTGGAACCTGAGACAGTTTCTTTAAATTGGACTGAACCAGATTCTCTTCTTACAGGTGAACCTGATACACATAAATTCAGGCTCCAATGAAACCTGATACTGAACTCAAATTTAACCTTTGCATTGCAGTGCCCACAAAACATAAGTATTTAATAGGTTTTAATAAACATTGGGACCTAATAAAGAACCTTTAAGTTGAACTGAACCTGATGTAATGAAAAAAACGGAGCTTGGCCGTTCCCCCTCCCCCGCTACAGTAGGGAGGGGCGATTTTCTTGACCTCGACTGGGAGATCCACCGTGCTCGCAGTTGGGCCGGGGATTTGCCGTTCTCCGTCGGCCGCTACGGCGGCGGGAGGGCGGGGAATCCCCGATCCACTGCTTGTATATAGCGTAGGCGTCTCTAGTGTCTCAGCCGTAGGCGTCGAGGAGGTGGCGGTGCGGTTTTTGTCGACGGCGCTCTCCCTCTCCGATGATGGTCTTCCCTGGAGCTTCATCGTCGAGCGCACGTCTTCTAGGAGCTCGCCGGTCTCTGGATCGGGTGAGTTCTTCCTACCCTCATCAGATCGAAGTATGTGGTTGATCTGGATCTTGAAGACGAAGGGGGAGGTGGTGATGTGTCCCGCGGTGGAGATGACGTTCCGAGGTGTAGGCTCTCTGGATCCGGTGaccggcgacttcccgtccgcggAGGGTCTGCACTTGATCCAAGCCATCAAGGAgtgcagcagcggcggcgcgccaccGGCGGCGTCTGGTTGGTCCTCGACACCGGGATCTAGTGGACTTCAAtgtaatttttttccttttgctgGATCTATCTGTAAGATCGGGACATTAATATCACTTCCTTTTCCCCGCAAGATCGGGACATTAactgaaccttttttttttttttttttttgcgaaggtGGATCATATTGCATTAACCAAGATTCATACAGAAAAGGGCtgaaacaaagaaaaatacaaCGAAAACCTTCAGCACCCCAGCTTCGTCCTCGACGCACAGCACGTTACGCCGGCGAATCCCGCCGCCACTCCTCCACGCATTGCCTGGACTGGAAGGATCTCCCGAGCGGCCGGGAAGTCGACGCCCCTCGGCACATGAGCGCCTCCATCCTGCACCCCGCACGACGACGCCGGCTTGGTCAACCGCAGCACCACCACCTGGATCTTCGAAGGCCAGCTCCACCATCTCTCGGACGCCGGCTTGAGGGAGACGCGCACCGCAGCCCCGGAGAGCGGCGATCGCAAGAGGAGCGGCAGATCCGCCGCGGAACTCCACCGGAGCCCCAACAGCAGAGGAGAGGAACGCCGCCCACAAAAGCCACTCCGGCCACGCCGCCTCACCCTCAGCGCCGCCGGCTAGCACCCTACTGCTTCCTACACTATGTACACGCCTTGATCCGTCGATTCTtcgtcctcccgccgccggagcggccgccggaggaCGAAGAATCGGgcgaatcgacggcggcgaggtggagCAACGGGGGGGTTCAGAAATCGCCTCCTTTCTACTGTAGATGGGGAAAGGAGGAGAGGTCTAACTGAACCTGATGTGATTGTAAAAGTATCAGGTTCCAATTAATTTCTGACCTTTCTGTGAAGTCCGATGGCACAAAATTATGCACCATCACATGATGGAAAGGTGCAGTAAAGGAATTTGTCATGCATGAACATGTAAATATATCCAGTTTCAGTATACTCGAGAAATATGACTATGCCGATGGAAATGGCATCTAAAATATTTTGATCTGAAACAATATCTTAAAATTGAACTGAACCTAATGATTTTTCTTAAGATTGAACATGATACACGTCTTTTAGGTTCCAAGTGAACCTGATACTTCTTTTGCTGAAATCAAAAGTAAGCTTGGCATTGCAATACCCACaaaatatatttaataagttgtaACAAACATGCATTAActattgtaataacccagaaaATAAATTAAGCAAAGCTTCCCCACCGCCTGAAATTAGAGTGCACCAAAGAAAATAGATTTACTCCACTAACTGTTCTTGCTTGTTCTTACATAAgcctgaacaacttttgtaaattgATAGACAGTTTTTTTAGCTTCTTTTCTATTCAACTTGGACCAATATCAAAACTAGTACATGGTTAAAACATGAACCCTTTGCTGCACCAATTTAACTAGTCCTTTCTAGTAATACAAATATTTCATCAGATATTTTACATTCGGAGCAAACATGCAGTAAAAGAAGAGCACCTGAACAAGGCTCTTAGGGCGAACGCTAAAGCTCTCTGTGTGATTCGGTGGCATCATTCTACTTATCCATGACTCTCTGCCATCCTTGAGGTCACGCACAAACATCCCTGTTGAACCTTTGTAGTATAAACAACCACCATTGATTGATGGAAGCTTATCTGCATCAACCGATAGGCTCCTGGGGCCAAGGAAGAGCGCCCGACTGCCAATACTCTTCACAGCCTCAAGCATATTCAGCTCGAGATCAACCCGAAAAATTAGAAAGATTCCCCAGTGTGTGTCATGAACGAGCAGCAGATCCCCGGCAGACTCCACGAGAAAAAAAGTAGATTTGCCCAGAAACTTGACTTTCAGGATCAGCTCGCCGTAGCTGTGCTGCACTGTCCCAGCAATCCTGAATAAAGATCCCTCCATGTCAACCGCATAGACGTGGCCAGCATAGGCAACCATGCTTTGAACCTTGCACTGGCCCGGGTGAGAGAGCTGCACTGAGAAGAAATTGCTGGTTGGATCCGCACACCGAAAGATTTTATCGCCATCATGACACGTGTACCGGAGCAGTCCGGGCTCAGAACCAGTTACCGCATTCATCTTTATAT contains:
- the LOC124662280 gene encoding uncharacterized protein LOC124662280; this encodes MADWASLPPELVQDIAYSVLSTTGGVDTHMDMRAVCPSWRSAIAKPSPHAAFADHRFRPRHWIMVDLKSRKHDPDARLFLHVPTGRFRRLPLPVIRDHLVLGACDGLIVHEFTDRERPDMTGIRVLNPFTGGMLHFAVSLWESADELRTAVSGGPRSTLVVWRDYDWRWRTLLYADPTSDDFREEEKTGLSWVHSMVTFKGNIYYAGSDEGVFQFVAPAEQGDHEPVVIAKMLPDVDIHYARCFLVESAGELLVVRHGDEALKVFRVDVEHKLLEEVKSLGSRALFLGGERCLSVDADIFPSVDADCIYMSNWVETPEWRGRYTHVYNLRDGTMEILYTEPMLRANIHPRPSSPRDNFWDQRGIFTRANNHCLPPLSLTQVLLDYCNDNTCFYHFNDWW